Proteins from a single region of Desulfolutivibrio sulfoxidireducens:
- a CDS encoding amino acid ABC transporter permease, translating to MAALNYDFDWSVLWRAPYGEMFARGILTTIALSLAAWTLAMGLGLCVGAMRMQPFAPLRRLGALYVHLFRNTPFLVQLFFWYFAAPLLLPKAGQRWLYDNVPDYAFLAGVVGLGMYTASRVAEQFRSGFLSIPRDQYRAAFASGLTTRQAYRFVLAPYAFRLALPTLTTEFLTCFKNSALAMTIGVMEITHTASHVEAFTSHGLETTTAASLVYLTLAWTVIVLMAVVERRLRIPGLIARGG from the coding sequence ATGGCGGCACTGAACTACGACTTCGACTGGAGCGTGCTGTGGCGCGCCCCGTATGGCGAGATGTTCGCCAGGGGCATCCTGACGACCATTGCCCTCTCCCTTGCGGCCTGGACCCTGGCCATGGGGCTTGGCCTGTGCGTCGGGGCCATGCGCATGCAGCCCTTTGCGCCGCTACGCCGCCTCGGGGCCCTCTATGTCCACCTGTTTCGCAATACCCCGTTTCTGGTGCAGCTTTTTTTCTGGTACTTCGCCGCCCCCCTGCTCTTGCCCAAGGCCGGGCAGCGGTGGCTGTACGACAACGTCCCGGACTACGCCTTCCTTGCCGGCGTGGTCGGGCTTGGGATGTACACCGCCTCGCGGGTGGCCGAACAATTCCGCTCGGGCTTTCTCTCCATCCCCCGCGACCAGTACCGGGCCGCCTTCGCCTCGGGGCTGACCACCCGCCAGGCCTATCGGTTCGTCCTTGCCCCCTATGCCTTCCGGCTGGCCCTGCCGACCCTGACCACGGAATTTTTGACCTGCTTCAAGAATTCCGCCCTGGCCATGACCATCGGGGTCATGGAGATCACCCACACCGCCAGCCATGTCGAGGCCTTCACCTCGCACGGCCTGGAAACGACCACGGCCGCAAGCCTGGTCTATCTCACCCTGGCCTGGACGGTGATCGTCCTGATGGCCGTGGTGGAGCGCCGGCTGCGGATCCCGGGCCTCATCGCGCGCGGAGGATAG